The following proteins come from a genomic window of Gossypium raimondii isolate GPD5lz chromosome 5, ASM2569854v1, whole genome shotgun sequence:
- the LOC105768545 gene encoding mitochondrial import inner membrane translocase subunit TIM50 isoform X1, translating into MSSIVLRSRTISNNFSSKSISQRGLCSGVVSSSSDPSKGTITSSQSILSDQSTPPPPAPKVAPQVSGGKIWSFVKYGLIAGVTGTTGYAGYLSYKCSCEEVDHKAKALRAAASYAPSEDASAIDKYGGLLYSAAMTVPAKALESYLDLRRLVEEHLLEYTEPTSDKLLPDLHPLEQHVFTLVLDLNETLLYTDWKRERGWRTFKRPGVDAFLEHLAKFYEIVVYSDQMNMYVDPVCERLDTNHCIRYRLSRGATKYQDGKHYRDLSKLNRDPTKILYVSAHAFDSSLQPENCVPIKPYKLETDDTALLDLIPFLEYVARNSPADIRQVLQSYERKDIAKEFLERSKEYQRRVQEQKQQGRLWQR; encoded by the exons ATGTCTTCCATTGTTCTTAGATCGCgaacaatttcaaataatttcagTTCAAAGAGTATTTCTCAAAGGGGTTTATGTTCAGGAGTGGTTTCTTCTTCTTCGGATCCTTCTAAAGGAACAATAACTTCTTCACAATCCATTCTCTCCGATCAGTCGACACCTCCTCCTCCGGCGCCGAAAGTTGCCCCACAGGTTTCGGGAGGGAAAATTTGGAGCTTTGTCAAGTACGGACTCATTGCAGGTGTTACTGGAACTACTGGCTATGCTGGTTATCTCTCTTATa AGTGTTCATGTGAGGAAGTAGATCATAAAGCAAAGGCATTGCGGGCTGCAGCGAGTTATGCTCCTAGTGAAGATGCTTCTGCTATTGAT AAATATGGAGGCTTGCTTTACTCTGCTGCAATGACAG TTCCGGCTAAAGCACTTGAATCTTATCTGGATCTCAGGAGGTTAGTGGAAGAACATTTGCTG GAATATACTGAACCGACTTCGGATAAGCTTCTTCCTGATTTGCATCCTCTAGAACAGCATGTTTTCACTCTTGTCCTAGATCTGAACGAGACATTACTTTATACAGACTGGAAG CGAGAGAGAGGCTGGCGTACCTTCAAAAGACCTGGTGTTGATGCCTTTCTGGAACATCTAGCAAAGTTCTATGAAATTGTTGTCTATTCTGACCAGATgaatatg TATGTTGATCCTGTTTGTGAAAGGTTGGACACTAACCATTGTATACGATATAGGCTATCAAGGGGTGCTACTAAATATCAGGATGGCAAGCATTATAGA GATCTTTCAAAGCTAAACAGGGATCCAACCAAGATTTTATATGTGAGTGCTCATGCATTTGATTCTAGCCTTCAACCAGAAAATTGTGTCCCTATTAAGCCATATAAACTCGAGACTGATGATACCGCACTTTTAGACCTTATTCCATTTCTTGAAT ATGTAGCCCGCAATAGTCCGGCTGATATCAGACAAGTATTGCAAtcatatgaaagaaaagatATCGCGAAAGAGTTTCTCGAGCGTTCTAAAGAGTATCAAAG
- the LOC105768545 gene encoding mitochondrial import inner membrane translocase subunit TIM50 isoform X3, with protein MSSIVLRSRTISNNFSSKSISQRGLCSGVVSSSSDPSKGTITSSQSILSDQSTPPPPAPKVAPQVSGGKIWSFVKYGLIAGVTGTTGYAGYLSYKCSCEEVDHKAKALRAAASYAPSEDASAIDKYGGLLYSAAMTVPAKALESYLDLRRLVEEHLLEYTEPTSDKLLPDLHPLEQHVFTLVLDLNETLLYTDWKRERGWRTFKRPGVDAFLEHLAKFYEIVVYSDQMNMYVDPVCERLDTNHCIRYRLSRGATKYQDGKHYRDLSKLNRDPTKILYVSAHAFDSSLQPENCVPIKPYKLETDDTALLDLIPFLEYVARNSPADIRQVLQSYERKDIAKEFLERSKEYQRRVQEQKQQGRLWRR; from the exons ATGTCTTCCATTGTTCTTAGATCGCgaacaatttcaaataatttcagTTCAAAGAGTATTTCTCAAAGGGGTTTATGTTCAGGAGTGGTTTCTTCTTCTTCGGATCCTTCTAAAGGAACAATAACTTCTTCACAATCCATTCTCTCCGATCAGTCGACACCTCCTCCTCCGGCGCCGAAAGTTGCCCCACAGGTTTCGGGAGGGAAAATTTGGAGCTTTGTCAAGTACGGACTCATTGCAGGTGTTACTGGAACTACTGGCTATGCTGGTTATCTCTCTTATa AGTGTTCATGTGAGGAAGTAGATCATAAAGCAAAGGCATTGCGGGCTGCAGCGAGTTATGCTCCTAGTGAAGATGCTTCTGCTATTGAT AAATATGGAGGCTTGCTTTACTCTGCTGCAATGACAG TTCCGGCTAAAGCACTTGAATCTTATCTGGATCTCAGGAGGTTAGTGGAAGAACATTTGCTG GAATATACTGAACCGACTTCGGATAAGCTTCTTCCTGATTTGCATCCTCTAGAACAGCATGTTTTCACTCTTGTCCTAGATCTGAACGAGACATTACTTTATACAGACTGGAAG CGAGAGAGAGGCTGGCGTACCTTCAAAAGACCTGGTGTTGATGCCTTTCTGGAACATCTAGCAAAGTTCTATGAAATTGTTGTCTATTCTGACCAGATgaatatg TATGTTGATCCTGTTTGTGAAAGGTTGGACACTAACCATTGTATACGATATAGGCTATCAAGGGGTGCTACTAAATATCAGGATGGCAAGCATTATAGA GATCTTTCAAAGCTAAACAGGGATCCAACCAAGATTTTATATGTGAGTGCTCATGCATTTGATTCTAGCCTTCAACCAGAAAATTGTGTCCCTATTAAGCCATATAAACTCGAGACTGATGATACCGCACTTTTAGACCTTATTCCATTTCTTGAAT ATGTAGCCCGCAATAGTCCGGCTGATATCAGACAAGTATTGCAAtcatatgaaagaaaagatATCGCGAAAGAGTTTCTCGAGCGTTCTAAAGAGTATCAAAG GCGAGTTCAAGAACAGAAACAACAAGGTCGGCTCTGGCGGCGCTGA